A genome region from Streptomyces antimycoticus includes the following:
- a CDS encoding acetate--CoA ligase family protein has product MTYDNDAVRAVLDAARAEGRTALTAPEGKRITDAYGIPTPAEGLAETVDEAVSLADRIGFPVVLKIVSPDILHKTDAGGVRVGLSSCAEVRGAFTAIVDNARSYDPKARIQGVQVQQMIPDGGQEVIVGAVTDPTFGKVVAFGLGGVLVEVLKDITFRLAPATEDEALSMLDGIRAAEVLRGVRGGPAVDRAALADLIVRVSRLVADFPEITEVDLNPVFATASGVLAADVRLLIGDPAPQERRRYSREEILSAMRRLMQPRSVAVVGASNEQGKIGNSVMRNLIDGGFPGEIHPVNPKADDILGRKAYKSVTDVPGEVDVAVFAIPAKFVPAALEEVGRKGIPNAVLIPSGFAETGEHELQRRIVEIAEEYGVRVLGPNIYGYYSTWQDLCATFCTPYDVKGPVALTSQSGGIGMAILGFARTTKTGVSAIVGLGNKSDVDEDDLLTWFGEDDRTQCIAMHLEDLKDGRAFVEAARATVPRKPVVVLKAGRTAAGAKAAGSHTGALAGDDAVYDDILRQAGVIRAPGLNEMLEYARALPVLPTPQGDNVVIITGAGGSGVLLSDAIVDNGLSLMEIPDDLDAAFRRFIPPFGAAGNPVDITGGEPPSTYEATIRLGLEDPRIHSLVLGYWHTIVTPPMVFAELTARVVEEFRARGIAKPVVASLAGDTEVEEACAYLFERGVVAYPYTTEKPVAVLGAKYRWARSAGLLR; this is encoded by the coding sequence GTGACGTATGACAACGATGCCGTGCGTGCGGTGCTGGACGCCGCCCGCGCCGAGGGGCGCACGGCGCTGACCGCTCCCGAAGGGAAGCGGATCACCGATGCCTATGGCATCCCGACCCCGGCCGAGGGACTGGCGGAGACCGTCGACGAGGCGGTGTCGCTGGCCGACCGGATCGGCTTCCCGGTCGTCCTCAAGATCGTGTCCCCGGACATCCTGCACAAGACCGACGCGGGCGGGGTCCGGGTGGGGCTGAGCTCCTGCGCCGAGGTGCGGGGCGCGTTCACCGCGATCGTCGACAACGCCCGCTCCTACGACCCCAAGGCCCGGATCCAGGGCGTCCAGGTGCAGCAGATGATCCCGGACGGCGGGCAGGAGGTCATCGTCGGCGCGGTCACCGATCCCACCTTCGGCAAGGTCGTGGCGTTCGGCCTCGGCGGGGTGCTGGTGGAGGTGCTCAAAGACATCACCTTCCGGCTGGCCCCGGCGACCGAGGACGAGGCGCTGTCGATGCTGGACGGGATCCGCGCCGCCGAGGTGCTGCGCGGGGTGCGCGGCGGACCGGCGGTGGACCGCGCGGCGCTCGCCGATCTGATCGTGCGGGTCTCCCGGCTGGTGGCGGACTTCCCCGAAATCACGGAGGTCGACCTCAACCCGGTGTTCGCCACCGCGAGCGGGGTGCTCGCCGCCGATGTGCGGCTGCTGATCGGGGATCCCGCCCCGCAGGAGCGCCGCCGCTACTCGCGCGAGGAGATCCTGAGCGCGATGCGCCGGCTGATGCAGCCGCGCTCGGTGGCGGTGGTGGGCGCCTCCAACGAGCAGGGCAAGATCGGCAACTCGGTGATGCGCAATCTCATCGACGGCGGCTTCCCCGGGGAGATCCACCCGGTGAACCCCAAGGCCGACGACATCCTGGGCCGCAAGGCGTACAAGAGCGTCACGGACGTCCCCGGCGAGGTGGATGTGGCGGTCTTCGCGATCCCCGCGAAGTTCGTGCCCGCCGCGCTGGAGGAGGTCGGCCGCAAGGGCATCCCGAACGCCGTGCTGATCCCGTCCGGCTTCGCCGAGACCGGTGAACACGAGCTGCAGCGGCGGATCGTGGAGATCGCCGAGGAGTACGGGGTGCGGGTGCTGGGGCCCAACATCTACGGCTACTACTCCACCTGGCAGGACCTGTGCGCCACCTTCTGCACCCCGTACGACGTCAAGGGGCCGGTGGCGCTCACCTCGCAGTCCGGTGGCATCGGGATGGCGATCCTCGGCTTCGCCCGGACGACCAAGACCGGTGTCTCGGCGATCGTCGGGCTCGGCAACAAGTCCGATGTGGACGAGGACGATCTGCTCACCTGGTTCGGTGAGGACGACCGCACCCAGTGCATCGCGATGCATCTGGAGGACCTCAAGGACGGCCGGGCCTTCGTGGAGGCGGCGCGGGCCACGGTGCCCCGTAAGCCCGTGGTGGTGCTCAAGGCGGGCCGTACGGCGGCGGGCGCCAAGGCGGCCGGCTCCCACACCGGCGCGCTGGCCGGGGACGACGCGGTCTACGACGACATCCTGCGGCAGGCCGGGGTGATCCGGGCGCCGGGCCTGAACGAGATGCTGGAGTACGCGCGGGCGCTGCCCGTGCTGCCCACGCCACAGGGCGACAACGTCGTCATCATCACCGGCGCCGGGGGCTCGGGCGTGCTGCTGTCGGACGCGATCGTCGACAACGGGCTGTCGCTGATGGAGATCCCGGACGACCTGGACGCCGCGTTCCGCCGCTTCATCCCGCCGTTCGGCGCGGCCGGGAACCCGGTGGACATCACCGGCGGCGAACCGCCGTCCACCTACGAGGCGACCATCCGGCTGGGGCTGGAGGATCCGCGGATCCACTCGCTGGTCCTGGGCTACTGGCACACCATCGTCACCCCGCCGATGGTGTTCGCCGAGCTGACCGCGCGGGTCGTCGAGGAGTTCCGCGCCCGGGGCATCGCCAAACCGGTGGTGGCCTCGCTCGCGGGCGACACCGAGGTCGAGGAGGCGTGCGCCTACCTCTTCGAGCGCGGGGTCGTGGCTTATCCGTACACCACCGAGAAGCCGGTGGCCGTTCTGGGCGCCAAGTACCGCTGGGCCAGGTCAGCGGGGCTGCTCAGGTAA
- the frc gene encoding formyl-CoA transferase, producing the protein MSQALEANQALTGIRVLDMTHVQSGPSATQLLAWLGADVIKLENTTGDITRKQLRDLPDVDSLYFTMLNCNKRSITLNTKSERGKEILTELIRRSDVLVENFGPGAVDRMGFSWERIQEINPRLVYASIKGFGEGPYTKFKAYEVVAQAMGGSMSTTGFEDGPPLATGAQIGDSGTGVHCVAGILAALYQRTHTGRGQRVNVAMQHAVLNLCRVKLRDQQRLTHGPLAEYPNEDFSDEVPRSGNASGGGQPGWAVKCAPGGPNDYVYVIVQPVGWEPITRLIGRPELAEDPEWASPESRLPKLAKMFQLIEEWSSTLPKWEVLEQLTAHNIPCGPILSTKEIVEDASLAANEMIVEVDHPERGSFTTVGSPLKLSDSPVQVERSPLLGEHNEEVYVGELGLGDEEVRLLKTNGVI; encoded by the coding sequence ATGTCCCAGGCTCTTGAGGCCAATCAAGCTCTGACGGGCATCCGCGTCCTCGACATGACGCATGTGCAGTCCGGTCCCTCCGCCACCCAGCTGCTCGCCTGGCTCGGCGCGGATGTGATCAAGCTGGAGAACACCACCGGGGACATCACCCGCAAGCAGTTGCGGGACCTCCCCGACGTGGACTCGCTCTACTTCACGATGCTCAACTGCAACAAGCGGAGCATCACCCTCAACACCAAGTCCGAGCGCGGCAAGGAGATCCTGACCGAGCTGATCCGCCGCAGCGATGTGCTGGTGGAGAACTTCGGTCCGGGCGCCGTGGACCGCATGGGGTTCTCCTGGGAGCGCATCCAGGAGATCAATCCGCGGCTGGTCTATGCCTCGATCAAGGGGTTCGGCGAGGGCCCGTACACCAAGTTCAAGGCGTACGAGGTGGTCGCGCAGGCCATGGGCGGGTCGATGTCGACGACCGGCTTCGAGGACGGCCCGCCGCTGGCGACCGGCGCCCAGATCGGCGACTCCGGCACCGGGGTGCACTGCGTGGCGGGCATCCTCGCCGCGCTCTACCAGCGCACCCACACCGGGCGCGGCCAGCGGGTCAATGTGGCGATGCAGCACGCGGTGCTCAACCTGTGCCGGGTCAAGCTGCGCGACCAGCAGCGGCTGACGCACGGTCCGCTCGCCGAATACCCGAATGAGGACTTCAGCGACGAGGTGCCGCGCAGTGGCAACGCCAGCGGTGGCGGCCAGCCCGGCTGGGCGGTCAAATGCGCGCCCGGCGGGCCCAACGACTACGTCTACGTCATCGTGCAGCCGGTCGGCTGGGAGCCCATCACCCGGCTCATCGGCCGCCCCGAGCTGGCCGAGGACCCGGAGTGGGCCTCGCCGGAGTCGCGGCTGCCGAAGCTGGCCAAGATGTTCCAGCTGATCGAGGAGTGGTCGAGCACCCTGCCCAAGTGGGAGGTGCTGGAGCAGCTCACGGCCCACAACATCCCGTGCGGGCCGATCCTGTCCACCAAGGAGATCGTCGAGGACGCGTCGCTCGCGGCCAACGAGATGATCGTCGAGGTCGACCACCCCGAGCGCGGCTCCTTCACCACCGTCGGCTCCCCGCTGAAGCTCTCCGACTCCCCGGTCCAGGTCGAGCGCTCCCCGCTGCTGGGTGAGCACAACGAAGAGGTGTACGTCGGGGAGCTGGGACTCGGCGACGAGGAAGTGCGGCTGCTCAAGACGAACGGAGTGATCTGA
- a CDS encoding thiamine pyrophosphate-binding protein, with protein sequence MPDDSQDVISGGHLVAKALKAEGVEVIYTLCGGHIIDIYDGCVDEGIDVIDVRHEQVAAHAADGYARITGKPGCAVVTAGPGTTDAVTGVANAFRAESPMLLIGGQGAHNQHKMGSLQDLPHVDMMAPITKFAATVPDTARAADMVSMAFRECFHGAPGPSFLEIPRDVLDAKVPVDKARVPQAGHYRASTRSAGDPESVQKLADLLVQAEKPAILLGSQVWTTRATDSAIELVRTLNVPAYMNGAGRGTLPPGDPHHFQLSRRYAFSNADLIVIVGTPFDFRMGYGKRLSPDATVVQIDLDYRTVGKNRDIDLGIVGDAGLVLSAVTQAASGRINGGAGKRKEWLDELRAAEQKAIEKRLPNLRSDASPIHPYRLVSEINDFLTEDSIYIGDGGDIVTFSGQVIQPKSPGHWMDPGPLGTLGVGVPFVMAAKQARPDKEVVALFGDGAFSLTGWDFETLVRFDLPFVGIVGNNSSMNQIRYGQKAKYGEERERIGNTLGDVPYDQFARMLGGHGEEVRDPADIGPALRRARESGKPSLINVWVDPDAYAPGTMNQTMYK encoded by the coding sequence ATGCCCGACGACAGCCAGGACGTCATCTCCGGCGGGCACTTGGTCGCCAAAGCACTCAAGGCAGAGGGTGTCGAGGTCATCTACACCCTCTGCGGCGGCCACATCATCGACATCTACGACGGCTGCGTCGACGAGGGCATCGATGTCATCGACGTACGCCATGAACAGGTCGCCGCCCACGCCGCCGACGGCTACGCCCGGATCACCGGCAAGCCCGGCTGCGCCGTCGTCACCGCCGGTCCGGGCACCACCGACGCGGTCACCGGCGTCGCCAACGCCTTCCGCGCCGAGTCACCCATGCTGCTCATCGGCGGCCAGGGCGCCCACAACCAGCACAAGATGGGATCCCTGCAGGACCTTCCGCACGTCGACATGATGGCGCCGATCACCAAGTTCGCCGCCACCGTCCCGGACACCGCCCGCGCCGCCGACATGGTCTCCATGGCCTTCCGCGAGTGCTTCCACGGCGCCCCCGGCCCCTCCTTCCTGGAGATCCCGCGCGATGTGCTGGACGCGAAGGTGCCGGTGGACAAGGCCCGTGTCCCCCAGGCCGGGCACTACCGCGCCTCCACCCGCAGCGCCGGCGACCCCGAGTCCGTCCAGAAGCTGGCCGATCTGCTGGTCCAGGCGGAGAAGCCCGCGATCCTGCTGGGCAGTCAGGTGTGGACCACCCGCGCCACCGACTCGGCCATCGAGCTCGTGCGCACGCTCAATGTGCCCGCGTACATGAACGGCGCGGGGCGCGGCACACTGCCGCCCGGCGATCCGCACCACTTCCAGCTCTCCCGCCGCTACGCGTTCTCCAACGCCGACCTCATCGTCATCGTCGGCACGCCCTTCGACTTCCGGATGGGCTACGGCAAGCGGCTCTCCCCCGACGCCACCGTGGTTCAGATCGACCTCGACTACCGCACGGTCGGCAAGAACCGGGACATCGACCTCGGCATCGTGGGCGACGCGGGGCTGGTGCTCTCGGCCGTCACCCAGGCCGCCTCGGGCCGTATCAACGGCGGCGCGGGCAAGCGCAAGGAGTGGCTGGACGAGCTGCGCGCCGCCGAGCAGAAGGCGATCGAGAAGCGGCTGCCCAACCTCCGGTCCGACGCCTCCCCGATCCATCCGTACCGCCTGGTCAGCGAGATCAACGACTTCCTCACCGAGGACTCGATCTACATCGGCGACGGCGGCGACATCGTCACCTTCTCCGGTCAGGTCATCCAGCCCAAGTCGCCCGGCCACTGGATGGATCCGGGGCCACTGGGGACGCTCGGCGTCGGTGTGCCGTTCGTGATGGCCGCCAAGCAGGCCCGCCCCGACAAGGAGGTGGTGGCGCTCTTCGGCGACGGCGCGTTCTCCCTGACCGGCTGGGACTTCGAGACGCTGGTCCGCTTCGACCTGCCGTTCGTCGGCATCGTCGGCAACAACTCCTCGATGAACCAGATCCGTTACGGCCAGAAGGCCAAGTACGGCGAGGAGCGGGAGCGGATCGGCAACACCCTCGGCGATGTGCCCTACGACCAGTTCGCGCGGATGCTCGGCGGCCACGGCGAGGAGGTCCGCGACCCGGCGGACATCGGCCCGGCGCTGCGGCGCGCCCGGGAGTCCGGCAAGCCATCGCTGATCAACGTCTGGGTGGACCCGGACGCGTACGCCCCCGGAACCATGAACCAGACCATGTACAAGTAG
- the sucC gene encoding ADP-forming succinate--CoA ligase subunit beta gives MREQAMDLYEHQARELLRENGVLVPRAEVVDTAEAARAAAERLGGRVVIKAQVKTGGRGKAGGVKLADDPAAAEQTARRILGMDIKGHTVHRVMVAEPVEVEREMYLGFTLDRAAGRFLAIASAEGGMEIEEVAARRPEAVARIPIDPAEGVTEAKADEIAAAGGLPPETAGTISRLWTVLTAYDALLVEINPLVVTRSGAIVALDGKVTLDDNARFRQPSWDDSGDRARDPLEARAAAAGLGYVKLDGQVGVIGNGAGLVMSTLDVVAGCGARPADFLDIGGGASAQVMADGLSLVLDDPEVRSVLVNVFGGITACDAVADGIVRALDTVALTKPLVVRLDGNNAARGRAILGQLAHPLVHQADTMDGAAARAAELAA, from the coding sequence ATCAGGGAGCAGGCAATGGACCTGTACGAACACCAGGCACGGGAACTCCTCCGAGAAAACGGCGTATTGGTGCCGCGAGCCGAGGTCGTGGACACGGCCGAAGCCGCCCGCGCCGCCGCCGAGCGGCTCGGCGGCCGCGTCGTCATCAAGGCCCAGGTGAAGACCGGCGGCCGGGGCAAGGCGGGCGGGGTGAAACTCGCCGACGACCCGGCGGCGGCCGAGCAGACCGCACGACGGATCCTCGGCATGGACATCAAGGGCCACACCGTCCACCGGGTGATGGTCGCCGAACCGGTCGAGGTGGAACGGGAGATGTACCTCGGCTTCACCCTGGACCGGGCCGCGGGCCGCTTTCTGGCCATCGCCTCCGCCGAGGGCGGTATGGAGATCGAGGAGGTCGCGGCGCGCCGCCCCGAGGCGGTGGCCCGGATCCCGATCGACCCCGCCGAGGGAGTGACCGAGGCGAAGGCCGACGAGATCGCCGCCGCCGGGGGACTGCCGCCGGAGACGGCCGGGACCATCAGCCGGCTGTGGACCGTCCTGACCGCGTACGACGCCCTCCTGGTCGAGATCAACCCGCTGGTGGTGACCCGGAGCGGCGCGATCGTGGCTCTGGACGGAAAGGTCACCCTGGACGACAACGCCCGCTTCCGGCAGCCGTCGTGGGACGACTCAGGCGACCGCGCCCGGGACCCGCTGGAGGCGCGCGCCGCGGCCGCCGGCCTCGGCTACGTCAAACTGGACGGCCAGGTGGGCGTCATCGGCAACGGCGCGGGCCTGGTGATGTCCACCCTGGACGTCGTCGCGGGCTGCGGCGCCCGCCCCGCCGACTTCCTCGACATCGGCGGCGGCGCCTCGGCGCAGGTGATGGCCGACGGGCTGTCCCTCGTCCTCGACGACCCGGAGGTGCGCTCCGTCCTGGTCAACGTCTTCGGCGGCATCACCGCCTGCGACGCGGTGGCCGACGGCATCGTGCGCGCCCTGGACACCGTCGCCCTCACCAAGCCACTGGTCGTCCGGCTCGACGGCAACAACGCCGCTCGTGGCCGGGCCATCCTTGGCCAATTGGCTCATCCACTCGTCCACCAGGCCGACACCATGGACGGCGCCGCCGCACGCGCCGCCGAACTCGCCGCGTAG
- the sucD gene encoding succinate--CoA ligase subunit alpha: MAIFLTKDSKVIVQGMTGAEGMKHTRRMLAAGTDVVGGVNPRKAGARVEIGGRTVPVFGSVREAMDATGADVSVLFVPPPHAKAAVTEAADARIPLAVVITEGIPVHDAVAFQAYARARATRIIGPNCPGLISPGQSNAGIIPADITKPGRIGLVSKSGTLTYQLMYELRDIGFSTCVGIGGDPVIGTTHIDALAAFEADPDTDLIVMIGEIGGDAEERAARYIADHVTKPVVGYIAGFTAPEGRTMGHAGAIVSGSSGTAAAKKAALEAAGVSVGATPTETAGLVVALLDDLAETPGNVA, translated from the coding sequence ATGGCCATCTTCCTCACCAAGGACAGCAAGGTCATCGTCCAGGGCATGACGGGCGCGGAAGGCATGAAGCACACCCGGCGGATGCTCGCCGCCGGCACCGATGTCGTCGGTGGCGTCAATCCGCGCAAAGCAGGGGCCCGGGTCGAGATCGGCGGCCGTACGGTGCCCGTCTTCGGCTCCGTGCGCGAGGCCATGGACGCCACCGGCGCCGATGTGAGCGTCCTGTTCGTCCCGCCGCCCCACGCCAAGGCCGCCGTCACCGAGGCCGCCGACGCCCGGATCCCGCTCGCCGTCGTCATCACCGAGGGCATCCCGGTCCATGACGCGGTCGCCTTCCAGGCGTACGCCCGGGCCCGCGCCACCAGGATCATCGGCCCCAACTGCCCCGGGCTGATCTCCCCGGGCCAGTCCAACGCCGGCATCATCCCCGCCGACATCACCAAACCGGGCCGGATCGGGCTCGTCTCCAAGTCCGGCACGCTCACCTACCAACTGATGTACGAGCTGCGCGACATCGGCTTCTCCACCTGCGTGGGCATCGGCGGCGACCCGGTCATCGGCACCACGCATATCGACGCGCTGGCCGCCTTCGAGGCCGACCCCGACACCGACCTCATCGTGATGATCGGGGAGATCGGCGGCGACGCGGAGGAGCGCGCCGCGCGGTACATCGCCGACCACGTCACCAAGCCGGTCGTCGGCTACATCGCCGGCTTCACCGCCCCCGAGGGCCGCACCATGGGCCACGCGGGCGCCATCGTCTCCGGCTCCTCGGGCACCGCCGCGGCCAAGAAGGCGGCGCTGGAGGCGGCGGGCGTGAGCGTGGGAGCCACCCCAACTGAGACCGCTGGGCTGGTGGTGGCCCTGCTGGACGATCTGGCCGAAACACCCGGCAACGTCGCGTGA